Proteins encoded by one window of Pseudonocardia alni:
- the purN gene encoding phosphoribosylglycinamide formyltransferase, which produces MGAQERHGALRVVVLVSGSGTLLQALLDTAGAGFAVVAVGADRAGATGLDRARAAGVPTFVERVADHPDRDAWNTALAAAVLAHRPGLVVGAGFMKLVSPAFLDALGCPMLNTHPALLPAFPGAHAVRDALAARVPVTGATVHEVDAGLDTGPVLAQAEVPVLPGDDETSLHERIKTEERRLLVATVRRFATAAQPHEVNSE; this is translated from the coding sequence GTGGGCGCGCAGGAGCGGCACGGGGCGCTGCGGGTCGTCGTCCTCGTCTCCGGGAGCGGCACCCTGCTGCAGGCACTGCTCGACACCGCGGGCGCCGGATTCGCCGTCGTCGCCGTCGGGGCCGACCGCGCGGGTGCCACCGGGCTCGACCGGGCCCGCGCCGCAGGTGTCCCCACCTTCGTCGAGCGGGTCGCCGACCACCCCGACCGCGACGCCTGGAACACCGCGCTCGCCGCGGCCGTCCTCGCGCACCGGCCGGGCCTCGTCGTCGGGGCGGGGTTCATGAAGCTCGTCTCCCCGGCCTTCCTGGACGCGCTCGGATGCCCGATGCTGAACACGCACCCGGCGCTGCTGCCGGCGTTCCCCGGCGCGCACGCCGTCCGGGACGCGCTGGCCGCCCGGGTGCCCGTCACCGGCGCGACCGTGCACGAGGTCGACGCCGGGCTCGACACCGGACCGGTGCTCGCGCAGGCGGAGGTCCCCGTGCTCCCGGGCGACGACGAGACCTCCCTGCACGAGCGCATCAAGACCGAGGAACGACGGCTGCTGGTCGCGACCGTGCGACGGTTCGCCACCGCCGCCCAACCCCACGAGGTGAACAGTGAGTGA
- a CDS encoding cell division protein PerM: MSTTPPRPARGRPASRARSTGSAPERSRGGRATAVADRERGRRRPARTPTRGTGTGTGLDRLRILLVATMGAVLAGYTMLVPVAALLTGTGGVAVTADGALATAVPLWLAAHLIPVAVDGRPFGVLPLLPTLVVVALVAFCSRWAVLRLGGRVRHDAGAVVASQAGAAAALAVLAGALLPRDMAVTAPWASMIGAGLVAGAAAGIGVVHTCGAPAAWKRVLAGWPGAALAGARVAAAALLLVAALVLTVALLASASDVADTAERIAPGAWAGVGVLVLSIGYLPNALIGALSWALGAGVSVGIARSGPFGVEPGPLPPFPPAVVLPVTTVPTAAVLVVLLPVVAGALGGIACRRALADDAPVVDRVAAPALAAVVVAVGAAVPAALAGGALAGGPYDPVSFHPWAVLGCALLLVGIPAVLTCAGTELARHVPMGGTGRSRTAVDRARAARDRRRGSTVGELVERRRTAGAPARRADAARDDDGGHDDLHPYSDAVTDEEEPGGAGRTTTRRVDGSAGRDPAGDDEDPGHDPDDGDPDDTGDHGPDGRRAAGRRADRDTDDGDPSDRRTDGRTDRITRPRDRSRDD, encoded by the coding sequence GTGAGCACCACCCCGCCCCGTCCCGCCCGCGGCCGCCCGGCCTCCCGGGCCCGGTCCACCGGGTCCGCACCGGAGCGGTCCCGCGGTGGGCGCGCGACCGCCGTCGCGGACCGGGAGCGGGGGCGCCGCCGCCCCGCCCGGACCCCGACGCGCGGGACCGGGACCGGCACCGGGCTGGACCGGCTGCGGATCCTGCTCGTGGCCACGATGGGCGCCGTCCTCGCGGGGTACACGATGCTCGTCCCGGTGGCGGCGCTGCTGACCGGCACCGGCGGCGTCGCGGTCACCGCGGACGGGGCACTCGCCACGGCCGTCCCGCTGTGGCTGGCCGCGCACCTCATCCCGGTCGCGGTGGACGGGCGCCCGTTCGGGGTGCTGCCGCTGTTGCCGACGCTGGTGGTCGTCGCGCTGGTCGCCTTCTGCTCGCGCTGGGCGGTGCTCCGCCTGGGCGGGCGGGTCCGGCACGACGCGGGCGCCGTCGTCGCGTCCCAGGCCGGGGCCGCCGCCGCGCTCGCCGTGCTCGCCGGCGCGCTGCTGCCGCGGGACATGGCCGTCACCGCCCCCTGGGCGTCGATGATCGGGGCCGGGCTGGTGGCCGGGGCGGCCGCCGGGATCGGCGTCGTCCACACCTGCGGGGCGCCCGCGGCCTGGAAGCGGGTGCTGGCGGGTTGGCCCGGCGCGGCGCTCGCCGGGGCCCGGGTCGCGGCCGCCGCGCTGCTGCTGGTCGCCGCCCTCGTCCTGACCGTGGCGCTGCTCGCGAGCGCCTCCGACGTCGCCGACACCGCCGAGCGCATCGCCCCCGGCGCCTGGGCGGGCGTCGGGGTGCTGGTGCTGAGCATCGGGTACCTGCCGAACGCCCTGATCGGGGCGCTGTCCTGGGCGCTGGGCGCGGGGGTGTCGGTCGGTATCGCCCGGTCCGGTCCGTTCGGCGTCGAGCCGGGTCCGCTGCCGCCGTTCCCGCCCGCGGTGGTCCTGCCCGTCACCACCGTCCCGACGGCCGCGGTGCTGGTCGTACTGCTGCCCGTCGTCGCGGGGGCGCTCGGCGGTATCGCCTGCCGGCGGGCGCTGGCCGACGACGCGCCGGTCGTGGACCGGGTCGCGGCACCGGCGCTGGCGGCCGTGGTCGTCGCGGTCGGGGCGGCCGTCCCGGCGGCGCTCGCCGGGGGTGCGCTCGCGGGCGGGCCCTACGACCCGGTGTCGTTCCACCCGTGGGCGGTCCTCGGCTGCGCGCTGCTGCTGGTCGGGATCCCGGCCGTGCTGACCTGCGCCGGGACCGAGCTCGCCCGGCACGTCCCGATGGGCGGCACCGGCCGGTCGCGGACCGCGGTCGACCGGGCCCGGGCCGCCCGGGACCGCCGTCGCGGGTCGACGGTGGGGGAGCTGGTCGAACGCCGTCGCACCGCCGGGGCGCCCGCCCGCCGTGCCGACGCCGCACGGGACGACGACGGGGGCCACGACGACCTCCACCCCTACTCCGATGCCGTCACCGACGAGGAGGAGCCCGGCGGAGCCGGTCGCACGACCACCCGTCGCGTCGACGGTTCCGCCGGCCGTGATCCCGCCGGCGACGACGAGGACCCCGGCCACGACCCCGACGACGGCGACCCCGACGACACGGGGGACCACGGCCCCGACGGTCGCCGCGCAGCCGGGCGCCGCGCCGACCGGGACACCGACGACGGGGACCCGTCCGACCGGCGCACCGACGGCCGGACCGACCGCATCACCCGCCCCCGCGACCGCTCCCGGGACGACTGA
- a CDS encoding DUF5336 domain-containing protein: protein MSSNEPGAAPAPEQAAPAPTVRVAVLAGAVLALLALVLTFFDVTTGLFPVAMVVAGGVAGALTLLPGTGRTLVAGVVLSTTGALTMLLLLAGTGTGAVGGTLGWVVFVVALLAAAALLYAQLLLSGVVSAPAPRAQRPSHVGQPGWGPGPGQVPPGRQPPWMPQQPYGAGQPGAAAPYGAASGATPYGADPYASGQYGVSPYAAQPGAAPYAPGQPGAGQYGAGQYGAGQHVAGQPGAGQHGVAQPGAGQYGAGQYGAGQYGAAHGAAQSGAAQSGAVQPGADHAGAAAYGAPGAVPAASQPPAGQYPGQSGAHGAPEVPGAQDRTGDDAGRHAVGGGTPQADAAPHPPSGAGGAFSGVSYGDRAAAVTGAPGGEQAPPPATPYTAGAGGTGDDVGVTRPSAIPGSGSAPAPGEQTERPAAPASGDDEATRTFRPGGDGSA, encoded by the coding sequence ATGTCGAGCAACGAGCCCGGGGCCGCCCCGGCTCCGGAGCAGGCCGCGCCCGCTCCGACGGTGCGGGTCGCCGTCCTGGCGGGGGCCGTGCTGGCCCTGCTGGCGCTGGTCCTGACCTTCTTCGACGTCACGACCGGGCTGTTCCCGGTCGCGATGGTCGTCGCCGGTGGCGTCGCGGGAGCCCTCACCCTGCTGCCCGGCACCGGGCGCACCCTGGTCGCGGGCGTGGTCCTGTCGACGACGGGGGCGCTGACGATGCTGCTGCTCCTGGCCGGCACCGGCACCGGGGCGGTCGGCGGCACGCTCGGGTGGGTCGTGTTCGTGGTCGCGCTGCTCGCCGCCGCCGCACTGCTCTACGCCCAGCTCCTCCTGTCCGGCGTCGTCTCCGCCCCCGCGCCGCGGGCGCAGCGCCCGTCGCACGTCGGGCAGCCCGGCTGGGGCCCCGGCCCCGGCCAGGTCCCGCCGGGCCGGCAACCGCCCTGGATGCCGCAGCAGCCGTACGGCGCGGGCCAGCCGGGTGCCGCGGCCCCGTACGGTGCGGCCTCCGGTGCGACGCCCTACGGCGCGGACCCCTACGCCTCGGGCCAGTACGGCGTGAGCCCCTACGCCGCCCAGCCCGGAGCGGCCCCGTACGCCCCCGGCCAGCCGGGTGCGGGCCAGTACGGCGCGGGACAGTACGGCGCGGGACAGCACGTCGCGGGGCAGCCCGGTGCGGGACAGCACGGTGTCGCCCAGCCGGGCGCCGGCCAGTACGGCGCCGGTCAGTACGGAGCGGGCCAGTACGGCGCCGCCCACGGTGCGGCGCAGTCCGGTGCGGCGCAGTCCGGCGCGGTGCAGCCCGGCGCGGATCACGCCGGTGCCGCCGCGTACGGCGCCCCCGGTGCGGTGCCCGCGGCGTCGCAGCCCCCCGCCGGGCAGTACCCGGGGCAGTCCGGGGCCCACGGCGCGCCCGAGGTGCCCGGGGCACAGGACCGGACCGGCGACGACGCGGGCCGTCACGCGGTCGGCGGCGGCACCCCGCAGGCCGACGCGGCACCGCACCCGCCGTCCGGCGCGGGCGGTGCCTTCTCCGGGGTGTCCTACGGCGACCGCGCCGCCGCGGTGACCGGCGCGCCGGGAGGCGAGCAGGCCCCGCCCCCGGCCACCCCCTACACGGCGGGCGCGGGCGGTACCGGGGACGACGTGGGTGTCACCCGCCCCTCCGCGATCCCCGGCTCCGGCTCCGCCCCGGCGCCCGGCGAGCAGACCGAGCGCCCCGCGGCCCCGGCGTCCGGTGACGACGAGGCCACCCGCACCTTCCGGCCCGGCGGTGACGGCTCCGCCTGA
- the sucD gene encoding succinate--CoA ligase subunit alpha: MSIFLNENSKVIVQGITGGEGTKHATKMLAAGTNIVGGVNARKAGTTHTIGDKDVTVYGTVEEAIKETGADVSVIFVPPKFAKDAVIEAIDAEIPLAVVITEGIPVHDSAYFWAHAVATGNKTRIIGPNCPGIISPGKSNAGIIPANIAGAGRIGLVSKSGTLTYQMMYELREFGFSTAIGIGGDPVIGTTHIDALEAFEADPETEAIVMIGEIGGDAEERAADFIKANVTKPVVGYVAGFTAPEGKTMGHAGAIVSGSAGTAQAKKEALEAAGVKVGKTPSETAALMKEILSA; encoded by the coding sequence ATGTCGATCTTCCTCAACGAGAACAGCAAGGTCATCGTCCAGGGCATCACGGGCGGCGAGGGCACCAAGCACGCCACCAAGATGCTCGCCGCCGGGACGAACATCGTGGGTGGTGTGAACGCCCGCAAGGCCGGGACCACGCACACCATCGGCGACAAGGACGTCACCGTGTACGGCACGGTGGAGGAGGCGATCAAGGAGACCGGCGCCGACGTGTCGGTCATCTTCGTCCCGCCGAAGTTCGCCAAGGACGCCGTGATCGAGGCCATCGACGCCGAGATCCCGCTGGCCGTCGTCATCACCGAGGGCATCCCGGTGCACGACTCGGCGTACTTCTGGGCGCACGCGGTCGCCACCGGCAACAAGACCCGGATCATCGGCCCGAACTGCCCCGGCATCATCTCGCCCGGCAAGTCCAACGCGGGCATCATCCCGGCGAACATCGCCGGCGCGGGCAGGATCGGCCTGGTGTCGAAGTCCGGCACGCTGACCTACCAGATGATGTACGAGCTGCGTGAGTTCGGCTTCTCCACCGCCATCGGCATCGGCGGCGACCCGGTCATCGGCACCACCCACATCGACGCCCTCGAGGCGTTCGAGGCTGACCCCGAGACCGAGGCCATCGTGATGATCGGTGAGATCGGTGGCGACGCCGAGGAGCGCGCCGCGGACTTCATCAAGGCCAACGTCACCAAGCCGGTCGTCGGCTACGTCGCGGGCTTCACCGCCCCCGAGGGCAAGACGATGGGCCACGCCGGCGCGATCGTGTCCGGCTCGGCCGGTACCGCGCAGGCCAAGAAGGAGGCCCTCGAGGCCGCCGGTGTCAAGGTCGGCAAGACGCCGTCCGAGACCGCCGCGCTGATGAAGGAGATCCTCTCCGCCTGA
- the sucC gene encoding ADP-forming succinate--CoA ligase subunit beta has product MERESRVDLYEYQAKDLFAAHGVPVLPGRTVDNAADAAAAAAELGTAVVVKAQVKTGGRGKAGGVKLAENADEAKEKAEAILGLDIKGHTVHQVLVTEASDIAEEYYFSFLLDRSNRTFLAMCSAEGGMEIEQLAVERPDALARIAIDPIAGVDKAKADEIVAAGKIPAAVADEAANVIVKLWETFVSEDATLVEVNPLVRDPQDKVIALDGKVTLDTNADFRHPQHADLVDERTENPLEAKAKAKGLNYVKLDGGQVGIIGNGAGLVMSTLDVVAYAGEAHGGVKPANFLDIGGGASAQVMADGLDVILGDDEVKSVFVNVFGGITACDAVANGIVEALKILGDDATKPLVVRLDGNNVEEGRQILADANHPLVTVVGTMDDAAAKAAELANAGA; this is encoded by the coding sequence GTGGAGCGGGAGAGCCGAGTGGACCTCTACGAGTACCAGGCGAAGGACCTCTTCGCCGCGCACGGAGTCCCGGTGCTGCCGGGCCGGACCGTGGACAACGCCGCCGACGCGGCGGCCGCGGCGGCCGAGCTGGGCACCGCCGTCGTGGTCAAGGCACAGGTCAAGACCGGTGGTCGGGGCAAGGCCGGCGGCGTGAAGCTGGCCGAGAACGCCGACGAGGCCAAGGAGAAGGCCGAGGCCATCCTGGGCCTCGACATCAAGGGCCACACCGTGCACCAGGTCCTGGTCACCGAGGCCAGCGACATCGCCGAGGAGTACTACTTCTCCTTCCTGCTGGACCGGTCCAACCGCACCTTCCTGGCCATGTGCTCGGCCGAGGGCGGCATGGAGATCGAGCAGCTGGCCGTCGAGCGCCCGGACGCGCTGGCCCGGATCGCCATCGACCCGATCGCCGGTGTCGACAAGGCCAAGGCCGACGAGATCGTCGCCGCGGGCAAGATCCCGGCCGCCGTCGCCGACGAGGCCGCTAACGTGATCGTGAAGCTCTGGGAGACCTTCGTCTCCGAGGACGCGACGCTGGTCGAGGTCAACCCGCTGGTCCGTGACCCGCAGGACAAGGTGATCGCCCTCGACGGCAAGGTCACCCTGGACACCAACGCCGACTTCCGGCACCCGCAGCACGCGGACCTGGTCGACGAGCGCACCGAGAACCCGCTCGAGGCGAAGGCCAAGGCCAAGGGCCTCAACTACGTCAAGCTCGACGGCGGCCAGGTCGGCATCATCGGCAACGGCGCGGGGCTCGTCATGAGCACCCTCGACGTCGTCGCCTACGCCGGCGAGGCGCACGGCGGGGTCAAGCCCGCCAACTTCCTCGACATCGGCGGCGGCGCCTCGGCGCAGGTGATGGCCGACGGCTTGGACGTCATCCTGGGTGACGACGAGGTCAAGAGCGTCTTCGTCAACGTCTTCGGCGGCATCACCGCGTGCGACGCGGTCGCCAACGGCATCGTCGAGGCCCTCAAGATCCTGGGCGACGACGCGACCAAGCCGCTGGTCGTCCGCCTGGACGGCAACAACGTCGAGGAGGGTCGTCAGATCCTCGCCGACGCGAACCACCCGCTCGTCACCGTGGTGGGCACGATGGACGACGCGGCCGCCAAGGCCGCCGAGCTCGCGAACGCTGGAGCCTGA
- a CDS encoding esterase/lipase family protein, whose product MATSLPGGARLRAIADGALSTVTAATSDLGQAAGYAARTFTSRAGLRGLALEGAWLAAHLALYPIGLAEETVRPHGHWRTDSLPPVKRSLVVADPTAAGTPILLVHGIMDNRSVFTVFAHELRRRGFGVVHAINYSLFTDDVRTAAHELRGHVERLREATGSDRVHIVGHSLGGVIARYYVQRMGGDAVVDTLATLGSPHSGSNLARIAPLPLCRQLCPGSAILRELDEPAPGCRTRFLVVWSRMDEIIVPQRNSRLRHPDLDVTELELDDVGHLALPVDRRTVHFVASTLARGEAERREHDRVRDRRLRGSLRLVGRHAAEGA is encoded by the coding sequence ATGGCGACGTCGCTACCCGGAGGCGCTCGCCTGCGCGCGATCGCCGACGGGGCGCTGTCGACAGTGACGGCCGCGACGTCCGATCTCGGGCAGGCGGCGGGTTACGCCGCGCGGACCTTCACCTCGCGTGCGGGACTGCGCGGGCTGGCACTGGAGGGCGCCTGGCTGGCCGCGCACCTGGCGCTGTACCCGATCGGGCTGGCCGAGGAGACCGTCCGGCCGCACGGCCACTGGCGCACCGACAGCCTGCCGCCGGTCAAGCGCAGCCTGGTCGTCGCCGACCCCACCGCCGCCGGGACGCCGATCCTGCTGGTCCACGGCATCATGGACAACCGCTCGGTGTTCACCGTGTTCGCCCACGAGCTGCGCCGGCGCGGCTTCGGGGTGGTGCACGCCATCAACTACAGCCTGTTCACCGATGACGTCCGCACCGCGGCGCACGAGCTGCGCGGCCATGTCGAACGGCTGCGCGAGGCCACCGGGTCGGACCGGGTGCACATCGTCGGGCACTCCCTCGGCGGGGTGATCGCCCGCTACTACGTGCAGCGGATGGGGGGCGACGCCGTCGTCGACACCCTGGCGACGCTCGGCAGCCCGCACTCGGGCAGCAACCTGGCCCGGATCGCACCGCTGCCGCTGTGCCGCCAGCTCTGCCCCGGCTCCGCGATCCTGCGCGAGCTGGACGAACCGGCCCCCGGCTGCCGGACCCGGTTCCTGGTGGTCTGGTCGCGGATGGACGAGATCATCGTCCCGCAGCGGAACTCCCGGCTGCGTCACCCGGACCTCGACGTCACCGAGCTGGAGCTCGACGACGTGGGCCATCTCGCGCTGCCGGTGGACCGGCGCACCGTGCACTTCGTGGCGAGCACGCTGGCCCGCGG